Genomic window (Fusobacterium sp. DD2):
GTCTTTGTTATCATGCTAGGATCCAAATAATCATACGTTATATTAAAATTTCTAGTTGATTCCAAATTTGAATCAGTTATTACTATTACCAATTCCCCCTTATCATTGAACATACTTTTAAATTCTTTTTGAGGGTCTAATTTTACACTTGATTTTAAAATTCCTGTTTTATTTATAATTATTGTATTATTAGCTCCTAACGGATGTGATTCTGAAGATACATTTTTTTTATGAGTTCCAGGATCTAATACGTTTACCATTACTATTGGGCCAACTCCAAACTTACTAAAATGAGCATCTATAGCTTCACATAAAGTATAGTTTTCAAAGTCCTGCACATATCCAAATGCTTCTACAGCCTCTTTATATGTATTGGCCAATACAACTTTATTCACATTACTTACATCTCCCATATTGACTGGAGCAGTTCCAACATAAAAAGGAACCACTCCTTCAGCTCTAATAGCACTTACTGATGTAGGTGTCTCTCTTGTGCTTATTCCATGTTTAAACATTATTTACCTCCATTAATCTTAGATTTTAATTCATTAAACAAGATATTCTCAGCTGTTCCATGTTTTGCAATTCTCATTTTCATTTCACAAAGCTTTTCATCTATTGGTACAAATAAATTTCTAGCTTCTGGATATTCTTGCAATACGACTTCTACTAAATCACTTTTCCCTATATATATCTGTCCATTCACAAGCCCATACTTTGCTATACTAGGTCCTAAATATATAATATGATCTATTCCCTGCTGTGTTGTCTCCTCTATTGCTTTTTCTTTTTTCTCTTTTGCCATTATTCCTCCCACACGTCTACATCTCTTCTATAAGTATTTCTTGCTAATATATTAAAAGTTATGTCTATTCCATGTATTGGATAAGGCTGTACCTCTGGTAATTCCCATTTGTATTCAGGTAAAACCTCATACTCATCTAAAACAATTGCTTTTTCTATTAAGGTTTTAGATATTATTTCTAGTAAATTGTAAATCTCTTCATATCCTTTTCTAGTATCCTTGTTATAAATAGCCAAACTAACTATGGTATTTAATCTTTTTTCGTCTAAACTATTTGTTCCCTTTAGAGTAGTTACTACTGCACATGGTGCTAAAGTATCCAAATCTTCACGAGGAATAGCTCCAACAAATACTTGAAGTTTATCTTTTATCTCTTCTTCCGTTTCGTGATCCACTCTAGTCAACTCAATATCATTAGCACAACTTTCGACAATTTTTCTTATTTCATCCTCTAATTCAAGAATATTTTTCATTTTTTATAGTATCCTTTCAAAATCTTATCTACTTCTCTTTCAAAATTTTGTTCTACCATTTCCTGAGCACCATTATTTTTAACATATTCCATAACACTATTGCTCCCAAGCATTTGAGGAATAGACAAAGTATTTAACTGTGTCAAACCTTGAGTTTTATAGCTCTTGTCTTTTATCTCTACTTTCCTAACTCTGTTATTTCTTTGAAAAATTCCATAATGTCCATTTGCCATTTTTGCAACAAAAGGAATTCCATGTAAGGTGTCTTTTCCTTTCACTCTATGTTTCCCTTCACTCTTTTTGATGAGAACTGTAACTCCTTTTTTATTTTGTGATTTAAAGAATTTATACATTGAAATAGTTGGAGCTTTTGACCTTATAAGTCCACTTATTGCTGTATATGTAGGTTTTTTAGTGCTCAAAGACTTTTCAACATCATTTGATTTTATTCCATAATTTCTAGTTACTTCTTTTTTCAAGTTCTTTTTTAGAGTAGTTAAAGATCTATTTATTGCCCTGATGGATGCTTTTTCTACTCCATTTGGAATATCTTCAAGTATTTTTTTTGCTCTTTCTAAATCTCTAATCTCTAAAAAATTCTCATCCATTAATAACCACTATTCTCCTCTAACTTCATTATTCTCATTCCATTTTCAACATACGAGTTATTTAAAATATAAGTAGTATTATTTACTGTAATAGCTTTCCCTTTTTTGTATTTTCTTAATTCTTTTTTGTCATATAAATATAAAACTACAGCTATTGCATTCATTGATAATATGGTATCTTGATCTCTATAATCTCTTTCTATATGCTCTATAATTCCAATGAATTTTTCTCCATCAATATCTAGCTCTTCTCCAAATTCATCTATGTTGAGGAAGATATCAATATCTTCCTCAAGCATATCTTTAAAGTTACTCATTATTTTTTCCTTTTTTAGTTTTCTTCTCTTTTGTTTCTGTTTCTACCATTGGAATTTCATTTTCTTCTACAATTTCATCTTCAATGTTTTCATCTTTCTCATCAGCTTCTGAAATAATTTCTACTGTATTCGAGCTTATTAGATATTCTTTTTCTGTTTTTTCTAATTTGATCTCAACTGTACTTCCAATTTTATTATCTCCATAATTTCTCAAAAATTTAACTTTCATTTTCCCTCCTATTTCGAAAGTTTCGAAATCTTATTCAGCATCACATACTACAACAGAGAAGTATGCATCCATATCACATGGTTGTAATACCGGTCTTGCTTCTGTTGTAATTTTTTTAGTTTTTTCAGTAGGGCTAGTTACATTGCTATATCTAGAAGTCAAATGGATATCTCCTTTTCCCATATTAACAATTGGTGAATATAAGATTTTACCTTTAGTTGGTCCACCAACTATCATATTTTTCGGCATTAAATCAATTGCTTTTTTATCATTACCTATTAATTTTCTCGAATATCTGAAAAGTTCAACGCCATATGTCTTATATGTTCCAAGCCATACAACCCCTGGATATTGTCTTAAAACTGTTTTTACAAATTCTGATTGTAAATCTTTAGATAACATCTCTTTTTTAAACTCTTTAGATTCCATTAATTTTTGAGCTGCTAAACTACCCATTACGACAGTATCGACCATAATTCCTGTCTCTTCAGCTTTTTCTAAAACTTCATCTAAAGATGCTAAAGGATTAATTCCTGTTTCTCCCCATTTTTTACCATGTTGTAAAGTCGACTTATTTGTCATTCCATAATCAACTTCATAACCAACATCATCTGCTATTGCTTGTACCTTTCCAGTTGTTAAAAACTGTGATACCATCAGTTCTTCTCTATTCGCGATATAAGTTTCTTGTTGTTGGAGTATTTCGCCTATTCTTTTCCCTACTGCTTTTGCTGGTGAATAATTTGAGTTTAGCAATGTTTCTCCAGGATCTCTTAAAAAATAATCTTTTGGTGTAAGTACATACTCCACTCCAACATTAGGAGCTACTACCAAGTTAGTTGAAATAGTTTTATCAATTACCGGTCTTCCTGATTCCAAAGGTGTTACTAATGGAGCTATGTGTTCTCCTGATTTTGAGATTTCTAAAAGAATCTCTTCTGTTGGAACTGTTTCTTTTTTTCCAAAGAATAGTGAAGTTAAAAAGTCTCTCTTGGGTTTTGCTTCGTCTCTTATTTTTCTTACAACTTTTGGTGAATATAAATCAATATTTGCCATTTTCTCCTCCTCTATTATCCTATTATAATTCCGACTTTTTTTAGTTCCTGTATTTGTTTTAAAACTTTATCAGGAGTCCCTGAATCTTTAAATTTAATAAAATCTTTAACTAAATATCCTGTCAGAACAGCTTCACATTCTACTGTTGAACTTGAATATGTTACTCCTTGAGTTGCCACTGCGTATACTTGCGTATAAGTACTTTCATCATATTTGCCATAATTACCAGTACTATCAATTGCAATAATATCACCAGGTTCAACACTTGTTTTTAATCCTAATGATTGAACTATAAAAGGATAATTCCCTCTGAATAATCCTCTTGCTTCATAACTATCTTTCATAAACTATTCCCCCTTTATTCCCAATTCTGCTAAAGCAGCATTGATAATATTTAACTCTTCTTGTTCTTCTGGAGTTCCTAAATGTCCTGATGCAATATTATTAATTCCAGCTTGTTCTTTTTCTCTTTCAGCTTGATTTATTTCATTAGCAGCTTTTTCAGCATTTAGATTGTATAAATCAACGATAACATCTTTATAGTCTCTAACTTCTTCATATTTTGCCTTATTAACGATTTCTTTGGCTTTTTCTGAATAAATTTTAATACCATCCAAATTTTTAATTCTTGCTCTTTCTGCTTCTACTGCATTTTGAATAGCTTTTTTTACTGTATCTGTTTTTGCTAGGTCTTGTGTAATATTATTTTTTACTTCCGCATACACATTTGGATATTTTTCTTGTAGCTCTTTTAGTGTCATATTTTTTTCCTCCTTATTTTTATTTATTAACTGTGTTAACTCACTAGGTATTTTGTTTGATATATTAGGAATTAAGACATTTGAAATATTGTTTAGTGTATTAGTGCCATAAGTAGCTATACTATCTACAAAACCATATTTCAAAGCTTCATCAGAGGTAAACCATGTTTCATTATCCATTTT
Coding sequences:
- a CDS encoding phage tail protein, with the protein product MDENFLEIRDLERAKKILEDIPNGVEKASIRAINRSLTTLKKNLKKEVTRNYGIKSNDVEKSLSTKKPTYTAISGLIRSKAPTISMYKFFKSQNKKGVTVLIKKSEGKHRVKGKDTLHGIPFVAKMANGHYGIFQRNNRVRKVEIKDKSYKTQGLTQLNTLSIPQMLGSNSVMEYVKNNGAQEMVEQNFEREVDKILKGYYKK
- a CDS encoding major capsid protein gives rise to the protein MANIDLYSPKVVRKIRDEAKPKRDFLTSLFFGKKETVPTEEILLEISKSGEHIAPLVTPLESGRPVIDKTISTNLVVAPNVGVEYVLTPKDYFLRDPGETLLNSNYSPAKAVGKRIGEILQQQETYIANREELMVSQFLTTGKVQAIADDVGYEVDYGMTNKSTLQHGKKWGETGINPLASLDEVLEKAEETGIMVDTVVMGSLAAQKLMESKEFKKEMLSKDLQSEFVKTVLRQYPGVVWLGTYKTYGVELFRYSRKLIGNDKKAIDLMPKNMIVGGPTKGKILYSPIVNMGKGDIHLTSRYSNVTSPTEKTKKITTEARPVLQPCDMDAYFSVVVCDAE
- a CDS encoding head maturation protease, ClpP-related gives rise to the protein MSKKFFEIRNISENTGEITIYGEIYKYAYEEFGDVSSLSFSKELEKLKDKTKINIKINSGGGDVFEALAIHHQLKRLGENKEVTAYIDGLAASAATLIALGANKIIMGKGCYFMIHNPSSFMGYATIEELEQMKEHLEKTKQNIIDLYLEKTNLSRDELVEKMDNETWFTSDEALKYGFVDSIATYGTNTLNNISNVLIPNISNKIPSELTQLINKNKEEKNMTLKELQEKYPNVYAEVKNNITQDLAKTDTVKKAIQNAVEAERARIKNLDGIKIYSEKAKEIVNKAKYEEVRDYKDVIVDLYNLNAEKAANEINQAEREKEQAGINNIASGHLGTPEEQEELNIINAALAELGIKGE